The following coding sequences are from one uncultured Desulfobacter sp. window:
- a CDS encoding YdcF family protein: protein MSGSLFFWMSKLIWMFIRPDFLLVAFAVMGMVLWFMGIERIAKWMLSCVVLAMSVITVCPLGTILLVPLEHRFPTNPDLPKKVDGIIMLGGAENNSLTQMWNQPEINDAADRYIGFVRLVKAYPEAVQLFTGGSGSPMHQKWKDANTARQIFMDMGLDTSAMIFEDRSRNTYENGWFSKALVHPEPGQIWVLVTTAAHIPRAVGVFNRLNWPVIPYPVDHATRPDRKIRLGINFSGHLTRLVTAATEWTGLAAYYITGKTNALFPSAISGR from the coding sequence ATGTCAGGGTCATTATTTTTCTGGATGTCCAAGCTGATCTGGATGTTCATCCGTCCGGATTTTCTTTTGGTTGCGTTTGCCGTAATGGGGATGGTATTGTGGTTTATGGGCATTGAAAGAATAGCCAAATGGATGCTCTCCTGTGTGGTTCTGGCGATGAGCGTAATTACTGTTTGCCCTCTGGGAACTATTCTTCTGGTGCCGCTGGAGCACAGATTCCCCACAAATCCAGATTTGCCCAAAAAAGTGGACGGTATTATCATGCTTGGCGGGGCTGAAAATAATTCTTTGACCCAAATGTGGAACCAACCTGAGATAAACGATGCAGCGGACCGGTATATCGGATTTGTTCGTCTTGTCAAAGCATACCCCGAGGCTGTGCAGCTTTTTACCGGCGGTTCCGGAAGCCCTATGCACCAAAAATGGAAAGATGCAAATACGGCCCGGCAGATTTTTATGGATATGGGCCTGGATACATCCGCCATGATATTTGAGGACCGATCCCGAAATACCTATGAAAACGGGTGGTTTTCCAAGGCACTGGTGCACCCGGAACCAGGGCAAATCTGGGTACTGGTAACCACGGCCGCGCACATACCCCGGGCTGTCGGGGTGTTCAACCGACTAAACTGGCCCGTGATTCCCTATCCCGTTGACCACGCCACCCGGCCTGACAGGAAGATAAGGTTAGGTATTAATTTTTCAGGACATCTGACAAGACTGGTAACGGCAGCAACAGAATGGACCGGTCTTGCGGCTTACTATATCACAGGCAAAACAAACGCCCTGTTTCCATCCGCGATATCCGGCCGGTAA
- a CDS encoding tetratricopeptide repeat protein, with the protein MKTCPRIILIILITLMVCTGCANKDEKKAAHIKKGNEYFDAKEYKKAEIEFKNAVQIDSQDIEALLNLAKTSMKIGKIQDAFTAYSKVEKIAPENIQALTRLAQLYFLNKKTSKTKERINKILELEENNIDALYLKARLLSQQKELDSAINLFDRILNLNPDHIPSLQSLASIRTYQKQFDQAEELLLKSVDVSNDDTKAERLLLGFYLRQKDYGKLKDRLEISSRKHTDADFHTIAGNLYLKLKDKTSAEKAFKHAIELAPENPAPYMALAKFYDITDQKESAQEFYDKSLALAPENISIKQVVAQFHYNHKDINSAEKLVAEILQKGSNFYSAKMLQAEILTVKNDFNTALIKLTDLEKEEPDSARILYFKGLCYIGLEQPEQAVANVAKAVELNPTYLKARILLADIYFHLKAYDLSIKNASIALRLNPESYKALLLRGGAKLATGKLTEAEKDFTKLIEIDPKNPTGYYRMASLKHFYTQYDDAEKLLKKAFELNNKLIDVFNLRIKNDIARKNFHAAHMLCLEQLGEVKNKPASKAPIFYAQAQVFLAEGNISDAEKSYHNAIKSNPKFTPPYMDLAEIYLSKKDLKNAADQYRAVLKADPKLYLPHMMLASIFEKENNFIAAETHYRKALEINPKYAEAANNLAYLLAEKTNKYDEALMFAKKAKEIFPDNPLVMDTLGSVYYKKGLYDNAVSEFLDSIKMKPENPTFHYHLGLAYLKAQKFDLAKQTLNKAIELDNNFQDVENARSLIQQIETNKE; encoded by the coding sequence ATGAAAACTTGTCCACGAATTATATTAATTATTCTCATCACACTAATGGTTTGTACAGGATGCGCAAACAAGGACGAAAAGAAAGCCGCTCACATAAAAAAGGGTAACGAATATTTTGATGCAAAAGAGTATAAAAAGGCTGAAATAGAATTTAAGAACGCTGTCCAGATAGATAGCCAAGACATAGAGGCCTTACTAAATTTAGCTAAGACTTCGATGAAGATAGGTAAAATTCAAGATGCCTTTACTGCGTATTCCAAAGTTGAAAAAATTGCACCGGAAAATATTCAGGCACTCACACGTTTAGCGCAACTTTATTTCTTGAATAAAAAAACATCGAAAACAAAGGAACGAATAAATAAAATTCTTGAATTAGAAGAAAACAATATAGACGCTCTATATTTAAAAGCTAGGCTTTTGAGCCAGCAAAAAGAATTGGATTCTGCAATTAATCTTTTTGATAGAATTTTAAATTTAAATCCAGATCATATTCCCTCGCTTCAGAGTCTTGCAAGTATCAGAACTTATCAAAAGCAATTTGATCAGGCTGAAGAGCTTTTATTGAAATCTGTCGATGTATCGAATGATGATACAAAAGCAGAGCGTTTGCTTTTAGGCTTTTATCTTAGACAAAAAGACTATGGAAAACTCAAGGACCGGCTTGAAATATCATCCAGAAAGCATACGGATGCAGACTTTCATACCATTGCAGGAAATTTATATTTAAAATTAAAAGATAAGACCTCGGCGGAGAAAGCTTTTAAACACGCAATTGAACTGGCGCCTGAAAACCCCGCGCCATATATGGCCCTGGCCAAATTTTATGACATTACAGATCAGAAAGAATCAGCACAAGAGTTTTATGATAAGAGTTTAGCGCTTGCGCCTGAAAATATTTCAATAAAACAGGTGGTTGCCCAATTTCATTATAACCACAAGGATATTAATAGCGCTGAAAAGCTAGTCGCTGAAATTTTACAAAAGGGATCAAACTTTTATTCAGCAAAAATGCTTCAAGCAGAAATTTTAACCGTAAAAAATGATTTTAATACAGCACTTATTAAATTAACGGATCTTGAGAAAGAAGAACCTGATTCTGCCAGAATCCTTTATTTTAAAGGACTGTGTTATATCGGTTTAGAACAGCCTGAACAGGCAGTCGCAAACGTGGCAAAAGCGGTAGAATTGAATCCGACCTATTTAAAGGCAAGGATATTGCTGGCTGACATCTACTTCCATCTGAAAGCATATGATCTGAGCATTAAGAATGCGTCCATTGCCTTGAGGCTGAATCCGGAGTCCTATAAAGCACTTTTGCTGAGAGGGGGAGCGAAATTAGCAACAGGAAAACTGACCGAAGCTGAAAAGGACTTTACTAAATTAATTGAAATAGATCCGAAAAATCCCACAGGATACTATCGTATGGCATCCTTAAAACATTTTTATACACAATACGATGATGCTGAAAAATTATTAAAAAAGGCCTTTGAACTCAACAATAAGCTTATTGATGTTTTTAACTTGAGAATTAAAAATGATATTGCCCGGAAAAATTTTCATGCCGCACACATGTTGTGCCTTGAGCAATTGGGCGAAGTGAAAAATAAACCAGCCAGCAAAGCGCCTATTTTTTATGCCCAAGCCCAAGTTTTTTTAGCTGAAGGAAATATCAGTGATGCTGAAAAATCCTACCATAATGCAATTAAATCTAATCCGAAATTCACACCGCCATACATGGATCTTGCCGAGATTTATCTTTCAAAAAAGGATTTAAAAAACGCGGCTGATCAATACAGAGCCGTTTTAAAGGCTGATCCCAAGCTTTATCTTCCACATATGATGCTGGCCTCAATTTTTGAAAAAGAAAATAATTTTATTGCTGCTGAAACACATTACAGAAAAGCTCTGGAAATTAACCCGAAGTATGCGGAGGCGGCGAATAACCTGGCCTATTTGCTGGCAGAAAAAACAAACAAATATGATGAAGCGTTGATGTTTGCAAAAAAAGCCAAAGAGATCTTCCCTGATAATCCGCTTGTTATGGATACCTTGGGAAGTGTCTATTATAAAAAGGGGCTTTACGACAACGCAGTAAGCGAATTTTTAGACAGCATTAAAATGAAACCGGAAAATCCAACTTTTCATTATCATTTGGGCTTGGCTTATTTAAAGGCACAAAAGTTTGATCTGGCAAAGCAAACATTAAACAAAGCCATTGAACTGGACAATAATTTTCAAGATGTTGAAAACGCCCGGTCTTTGATTCAACAGATTGAAACTAACAAGGAGTAA
- a CDS encoding tetratricopeptide repeat protein, producing MKRKRGKIAIACTGFLVSALLAGILVSGLMIWEYATPRVPFEIKGDQAFERGDYADALQYWINAKDGSGQPGRVYAKMGTAYVKLSNLARAEICFNKALKKNPEDVDTQYQIIRIALIRGDTATAANLLAKLVDCHDADPVLLMLSGDLAMLRSELKTAEAAYEKAVALLPSRIRPRLKLAICFQEQNRPIEAEKVVTFCRSQGIKRPMDLMLAADYYALAGNNTRAEKYFLMAVDSDPGNLEFKTRLCLFYRVTGKVKKAADYLKELIVEYPDNTGFEMMLTDFYLTLENMAGAEKLLEKLAQTSKNEPGYHLLMGKFWLFRGRYSHAVSYLKNALDKDYGLVSAHYLLGVAYFAGGQGKLAEKAFIHALMLDPNHGESIFAMAALNYKRGDYSLAEQYTDRLLDQDASNVRAWQLKGLCSLGRGDSSGAIDFLSRSWHLGGGASTLFFLGQAFEAQGMGQEALTAYSHVLEDKPVIYPALHAYARLASNQGQVKRALEKINELSNHNTNPAFYYAGAKICLGLKDYAQGQAYIDKAMETNDMSGPFFILQAELFKKTGQDGGVEQILNECTTTQPQFIEGWLQRSAHYVEKQRIADAAQVLERALKYFPDHPEIKGNLAWLLLEQKKDFDRALDLARTAYDKMPGEAWLMDTLGWAYYHKQIYSQAEWMLAQAEELAPQNGMIQYHQGMVLYRRGKLSQAKTKLESALGSLALDSQQRNEAESLLAGLEGKKRPRDIGETMMFNPETILSPDLEVQIPMATDDSEDILKPDWSKMGSF from the coding sequence ATGAAACGTAAAAGAGGAAAAATAGCTATTGCGTGCACCGGATTTTTGGTTTCCGCTTTGCTTGCAGGCATCCTTGTGAGCGGGCTTATGATCTGGGAGTATGCTACGCCCCGGGTTCCCTTTGAAATTAAAGGCGACCAGGCCTTTGAACGCGGTGATTATGCCGATGCACTTCAATACTGGATAAATGCCAAGGACGGATCCGGGCAACCCGGCCGGGTATATGCCAAAATGGGAACCGCTTATGTCAAATTGTCCAACCTGGCCCGGGCTGAAATATGCTTTAACAAGGCTCTAAAAAAAAATCCCGAAGATGTCGATACGCAATATCAGATTATCCGGATTGCCTTAATCCGCGGGGATACGGCAACGGCTGCGAATTTGTTGGCAAAGCTTGTTGACTGCCATGACGCAGATCCTGTCCTTTTGATGCTTTCCGGAGATCTTGCCATGCTCCGGTCAGAGCTCAAAACGGCAGAAGCGGCGTATGAGAAGGCTGTTGCGCTTTTGCCCAGCCGGATTCGCCCCAGGCTCAAACTGGCTATCTGTTTTCAGGAACAAAACAGACCCATTGAAGCGGAAAAGGTGGTCACCTTTTGCCGGAGCCAGGGCATTAAACGCCCCATGGATCTCATGCTCGCTGCAGATTACTATGCCCTGGCAGGAAATAACACCAGGGCAGAAAAGTATTTTCTTATGGCCGTGGATTCAGATCCTGGAAACCTTGAATTTAAAACCCGGCTTTGTCTGTTTTATCGTGTTACCGGGAAGGTAAAAAAGGCGGCTGACTACCTAAAAGAACTCATCGTTGAATATCCTGACAATACGGGGTTTGAAATGATGCTGACCGATTTTTATCTTACCCTTGAAAACATGGCAGGGGCAGAAAAACTGTTGGAAAAACTCGCCCAGACAAGCAAAAATGAGCCGGGGTATCACCTGCTGATGGGAAAATTCTGGTTATTCAGAGGGCGGTATTCCCATGCCGTCTCATATCTGAAAAACGCATTGGACAAAGACTACGGCCTGGTGTCCGCCCATTATCTTCTGGGTGTGGCATATTTTGCCGGTGGCCAGGGTAAACTGGCTGAAAAAGCATTTATTCACGCGCTGATGCTGGACCCAAATCACGGTGAATCCATATTTGCCATGGCCGCACTGAACTATAAGCGGGGGGATTACAGCCTGGCAGAGCAGTATACAGATCGCCTTCTGGACCAGGACGCTTCCAATGTCCGGGCCTGGCAGCTCAAAGGACTGTGTTCCCTTGGCCGTGGGGATTCTTCCGGAGCAATAGATTTCTTGTCCAGATCGTGGCACCTGGGGGGCGGAGCCTCGACCCTCTTTTTTCTGGGGCAGGCCTTTGAAGCGCAGGGTATGGGACAGGAAGCGCTGACAGCTTACAGCCATGTGCTTGAAGATAAACCCGTCATATATCCAGCCTTGCATGCTTATGCCCGGCTTGCTTCAAACCAGGGCCAGGTAAAAAGAGCGCTTGAAAAAATAAACGAACTCTCGAATCATAACACAAATCCGGCTTTTTATTATGCCGGGGCAAAAATTTGTCTTGGGCTAAAAGACTATGCCCAAGGCCAGGCATATATAGATAAAGCCATGGAGACAAACGATATGTCAGGCCCATTTTTCATTTTACAGGCAGAGCTTTTTAAAAAGACCGGGCAGGATGGCGGTGTTGAACAAATCTTGAATGAATGCACGACCACGCAACCGCAGTTTATTGAGGGGTGGCTTCAACGGTCAGCACATTATGTAGAAAAGCAGCGGATCGCGGATGCTGCACAGGTGCTTGAGCGTGCGCTTAAATATTTTCCGGATCACCCTGAGATTAAGGGAAACCTGGCGTGGCTGTTGTTGGAACAAAAGAAAGATTTCGATCGCGCCCTTGATCTGGCAAGGACCGCCTATGACAAGATGCCGGGGGAAGCCTGGCTAATGGATACCCTGGGGTGGGCTTATTACCATAAGCAAATTTATTCACAGGCGGAATGGATGCTGGCTCAGGCTGAAGAATTGGCGCCTCAAAACGGTATGATCCAATATCACCAAGGCATGGTGCTGTACCGCCGGGGGAAACTTTCCCAAGCCAAAACGAAACTGGAATCAGCCCTGGGAAGTTTAGCTCTTGATTCGCAACAAAGGAATGAGGCTGAAAGCTTGCTCGCAGGATTGGAAGGAAAAAAAAGGCCAAGAGATATAGGGGAGACGATGATGTTTAATCCCGAAACGATCCTTTCGCCTGATTTAGAGGTTCAAATACCCATGGCAACAGACGATAGCGAGGACATCTTAAAACCGGACTGGAGTAAAATGGGTTCATTTTAA
- a CDS encoding ABC transporter permease subunit codes for MTPIKTIALKEFRDYFISPIAYIVISLFLIVTGWFFFSTFFIYGRADLRDFFALLPITFSFFIPAVTMRMFAEEKNVGSYESLLTMPVSFTHIALGKFFAATAFTAAMLLPTLSYPLFISFIGNVDLGPVAGGYIGAVLLGGAYCSIGLFASALTRNQIIAFIIGCAICFTLTIMDRMLFFVPESLVPVVQYLGANAHFTNVSKGIIDSRDLIYFASVIFIFIFSTDIAMKEKN; via the coding sequence ATGACACCCATCAAAACCATCGCCTTAAAGGAATTTAGGGACTATTTTATTTCACCCATTGCCTATATTGTCATCTCCCTGTTTCTCATTGTAACGGGGTGGTTTTTCTTTTCCACCTTTTTCATTTACGGGCGTGCCGACCTGCGGGACTTTTTCGCCCTTTTGCCCATCACCTTCTCCTTTTTCATCCCGGCCGTGACCATGCGCATGTTTGCCGAAGAAAAAAACGTGGGCTCCTATGAAAGCCTTTTGACCATGCCGGTCTCCTTTACCCATATTGCGTTGGGCAAATTTTTTGCGGCAACGGCATTTACCGCAGCCATGCTGCTGCCCACCCTCTCCTATCCGCTGTTCATCTCCTTCATCGGAAATGTGGATTTAGGGCCCGTGGCCGGCGGATACATCGGGGCGGTGCTTCTCGGCGGCGCATACTGCAGCATCGGACTGTTTGCCTCGGCGTTGACGCGCAACCAGATCATCGCATTCATCATTGGATGCGCCATCTGTTTTACCCTGACCATTATGGACCGGATGCTCTTTTTTGTTCCCGAATCCCTTGTGCCGGTTGTGCAATACCTTGGCGCCAACGCCCATTTCACAAACGTCTCCAAGGGCATCATTGATTCAAGGGACCTGATCTACTTTGCATCCGTGATCTTCATCTTCATTTTCTCAACCGACATTGCCATGAAAGAAAAAAATTAA
- a CDS encoding glycosyltransferase, with protein sequence MGRQKKILFIGEDLTLAHLIRPYVLSKALDPDKYEVFLASGQKYLSFIKDAASHFIDIPTLPSNVFLERLSKGKPVYREDEIRTSVVTDCKLLKQLKPDLVVGDFRLSLGISAEVCSIPYIALSNAFWSRSSIISFPVPELPIVDLLGPNTVKLMAKPILPLILKYHARPFNRVRREYGLPPFSDLKEVYTYSDLTLYLDTPLLAPTSYLQKNHHYLGPLIWSPEDPLPLWWSRLPKDIPVIYVTVGSSGDTCVITEVLKAIKELNLCAMVSTAGRFESSTKGVNIFEEKFLPGSEAAKRSDIVICSGGTATTYQALACGTPVIGIPLNADQYLSMQAIADEGAGIMLRSGKLTSSMVKTAIQKILKTESFKKSCLTIMAEMESFNALERFPHFIEPLLET encoded by the coding sequence TTGGGCAGGCAAAAAAAAATTTTGTTTATCGGAGAAGATCTTACGCTGGCCCATCTTATCCGACCGTATGTCCTATCAAAAGCGCTTGATCCTGATAAATATGAAGTTTTTTTAGCATCTGGACAAAAATATCTTTCGTTTATCAAAGATGCCGCATCGCATTTTATAGACATCCCTACACTACCTTCAAATGTTTTTCTTGAGCGTCTCTCTAAAGGAAAACCGGTTTACCGGGAGGACGAGATTCGGACTTCTGTTGTCACCGACTGCAAGCTTCTTAAACAACTTAAGCCTGATCTCGTTGTTGGAGACTTTAGATTATCTTTGGGTATCAGCGCTGAGGTCTGTTCCATTCCATATATCGCACTTAGCAACGCATTTTGGTCCAGGTCGTCGATCATTTCTTTTCCCGTACCGGAACTGCCAATAGTCGACCTTTTGGGGCCGAATACCGTTAAATTAATGGCTAAACCTATTTTGCCTTTGATCCTTAAATATCACGCAAGGCCTTTTAACCGGGTGCGTCGGGAATACGGACTTCCTCCTTTTTCCGATCTAAAAGAGGTTTATACTTATAGTGATCTGACTCTCTATCTGGACACCCCCTTGCTTGCCCCAACCTCATACCTTCAGAAAAATCATCATTATCTGGGACCTCTGATTTGGTCTCCTGAGGATCCTTTACCCCTGTGGTGGAGTCGCCTCCCAAAAGACATCCCGGTCATATATGTCACTGTGGGATCTTCAGGAGACACCTGCGTTATCACAGAAGTCCTTAAAGCCATAAAAGAACTGAATCTTTGCGCGATGGTTTCGACGGCAGGCCGGTTTGAATCCTCCACCAAGGGCGTAAATATATTTGAAGAGAAATTTTTACCCGGCTCTGAAGCAGCTAAACGGTCAGATATTGTCATTTGCAGCGGCGGTACTGCTACGACCTATCAGGCGCTGGCCTGCGGAACCCCCGTCATCGGCATCCCCCTTAATGCCGATCAATACCTGTCCATGCAAGCCATTGCCGATGAAGGTGCCGGTATAATGCTGAGATCAGGGAAATTGACAAGCAGCATGGTGAAAACTGCCATACAGAAAATACTGAAAACAGAAAGCTTTAAAAAAAGCTGTCTGACAATTATGGCTGAAATGGAGTCTTTCAACGCCTTGGAAAGATTCCCGCACTTTATTGAACCTCTACTTGAAACGTAA
- a CDS encoding Uma2 family endonuclease, translated as MIPQPQDKNRMTPAEYLAIQRRSVDIKHEFFDGEMFAMVGAKINHIRINANLTGELRNQFKGNKSPCEVLPNDMRVKIENGYVYPDIVISCGDAEFEDDEFDTLTNPVVIMEILSDSTEAFDRGKKFAYYRAIPTLQEYVLVSQDEYHVEQFIRRDKGKWEYCSYKGTDKILSIESVNCELPLSEIYWGV; from the coding sequence ATGATTCCACAGCCCCAGGATAAAAATAGAATGACGCCGGCTGAATACCTTGCTATACAAAGGCGTTCTGTAGATATTAAGCATGAATTTTTTGACGGTGAAATGTTTGCCATGGTCGGCGCTAAAATAAACCATATCCGTATCAATGCAAATCTTACAGGAGAATTAAGAAATCAATTTAAAGGCAATAAGTCGCCTTGTGAAGTACTCCCCAATGACATGCGGGTAAAAATCGAAAATGGCTATGTTTACCCTGATATTGTTATTTCTTGCGGTGATGCGGAATTTGAAGATGATGAATTTGATACCCTGACAAATCCGGTTGTCATCATGGAAATTCTTTCAGATTCAACAGAAGCTTTTGATCGAGGGAAAAAATTTGCTTATTACCGGGCAATCCCAACGCTTCAAGAGTACGTTCTGGTTTCTCAAGACGAATATCATGTTGAACAATTTATACGTCGTGATAAGGGCAAATGGGAATATTGTTCTTATAAAGGGACAGATAAAATTCTAAGCATAGAATCTGTGAATTGTGAATTGCCGTTATCTGAGATTTATTGGGGTGTTTGA
- a CDS encoding ATP-binding cassette domain-containing protein, translating into MIDVQNLTKYYGDFCAVDDISLTIEPGQILGLLGPNGAGKTTTLRMLTGYFTPTSGTIRINDLKMPEDTLKIKSMIGYLPESAPLYHNMLVYDYLDYVARLKGMDDPKLKLSRFKELARLCGLSNIMAKPIGNLSKGLRQRVGLAHAMMSDPDILILDEPTSGLDPNQIAEIRDIIKGIGREKTIIFSTHILSEAEATCDRIAIINKGKKVADAGTEQLKQNARHRSVVRLTLQNAEITEALDHLKAFDPTLDITVANTPPSEGVSFELCCKEDKDIRRDLYLSIKKTDWVITELAGQSLALEEIFHELTREGA; encoded by the coding sequence TTGATTGATGTTCAGAATCTGACCAAGTATTACGGTGATTTCTGTGCGGTTGACGACATCAGCCTCACCATTGAACCCGGCCAAATACTTGGCCTCCTCGGTCCCAACGGGGCAGGCAAAACCACCACACTGCGAATGCTCACCGGGTATTTTACACCCACATCCGGCACCATCAGGATTAATGACCTTAAAATGCCGGAAGACACCCTGAAAATTAAATCCATGATCGGCTATCTGCCGGAATCCGCGCCCTTATACCACAATATGCTGGTGTATGATTACCTGGATTATGTGGCGCGGCTCAAAGGGATGGATGATCCCAAACTTAAACTGTCCCGGTTCAAAGAACTAGCCAGACTGTGCGGGCTCTCCAATATCATGGCCAAACCCATCGGCAACCTGTCCAAGGGTTTGCGCCAGCGGGTGGGACTGGCCCATGCCATGATGTCCGACCCGGACATCCTGATCCTGGACGAACCGACTTCGGGCCTTGATCCCAACCAGATCGCAGAAATCCGCGACATTATCAAAGGCATCGGCCGGGAAAAGACCATTATCTTTTCCACCCACATCCTTTCCGAGGCCGAAGCCACCTGCGACCGGATCGCCATAATCAACAAAGGCAAAAAAGTGGCCGACGCCGGCACCGAGCAGCTAAAGCAAAATGCCCGGCACCGCAGCGTGGTCCGGTTGACCTTGCAAAATGCCGAAATAACCGAAGCCCTTGATCATCTTAAAGCCTTTGATCCAACCCTTGACATCACCGTGGCGAACACCCCGCCAAGCGAAGGCGTAAGCTTTGAACTGTGCTGCAAGGAAGATAAGGACATCCGCCGGGATCTTTACCTCTCCATTAAAAAAACCGACTGGGTTATCACCGAGCTTGCCGGCCAATCCTTAGCCCTTGAGGAGATATTCCACGAACTGACACGGGAGGGCGCTTAA
- a CDS encoding NAD-dependent epimerase/dehydratase family protein, translating into MKKKLLITGGAGFIGSNLIHALDKTTWDIVVLDALIKQVHPTGKWHPPEHISFIHGKIQDRDAVEAAIDGVEYIVHLAAETGVGQSAYEIARYVETNEYGTALLLEIAAKHLKRLKGIVLASSRAVYGEGRYICPKCQDVFPGPRNKSRLEAGHWGHACPLCHGEIQPAGSVENQPLKPGSCYAITKQNQEQLVELFSETYNIPAVSLRFQNVYGPGQSLSNPYTGILSIFSTRILAGNPVMIYEDGNETRDFVFVDDVVRSICLPLEKGFSGYDVFNVGTGIGTSVYDIAQTLNKALDANIGISIVHKYRIGDIRHAWADMGKIKALYEFSSKIPIHEGLKRFGIWVKSQPRQEDGYKKMEHEMEARGLMGRFSSMKEKR; encoded by the coding sequence ATGAAAAAAAAACTTTTAATCACCGGAGGGGCAGGGTTCATTGGTTCTAATCTCATTCACGCGCTGGATAAAACAACATGGGATATAGTGGTCCTCGACGCTTTGATTAAACAGGTCCATCCGACGGGTAAATGGCATCCGCCCGAGCATATTTCATTTATCCATGGCAAAATTCAAGACAGGGATGCGGTTGAAGCTGCTATCGATGGCGTAGAGTACATTGTCCACCTGGCTGCGGAGACCGGTGTGGGCCAATCCGCATACGAAATCGCCCGGTATGTTGAAACAAACGAATATGGTACAGCGCTTTTACTTGAAATCGCGGCAAAGCATCTCAAGCGCTTGAAAGGGATCGTGCTGGCATCATCCAGAGCCGTTTACGGAGAAGGGAGATACATTTGCCCCAAATGCCAGGATGTTTTTCCCGGGCCCAGAAATAAATCAAGGCTTGAAGCCGGCCATTGGGGCCATGCATGTCCCCTGTGTCACGGCGAAATCCAACCGGCTGGCAGCGTTGAAAATCAGCCGTTAAAGCCCGGTTCCTGCTATGCCATCACAAAACAAAACCAGGAACAGCTCGTGGAATTGTTTTCAGAAACATATAATATTCCTGCTGTCTCTTTAAGGTTCCAAAACGTATATGGCCCTGGGCAATCCCTGAGCAACCCATACACTGGTATCCTGTCAATTTTCAGCACACGGATACTTGCCGGAAACCCGGTTATGATTTACGAAGATGGTAATGAGACAAGGGACTTCGTATTTGTTGATGATGTTGTGCGGTCCATTTGCCTCCCACTTGAAAAGGGCTTTTCAGGATATGATGTATTTAATGTAGGCACCGGCATTGGGACATCTGTTTACGATATAGCCCAAACCCTAAACAAAGCTTTAGATGCAAATATTGGTATTAGTATTGTCCATAAATACAGAATTGGAGACATACGACATGCTTGGGCTGATATGGGGAAAATAAAGGCCCTGTATGAATTTTCATCTAAAATCCCAATCCACGAAGGTTTAAAACGATTTGGTATTTGGGTTAAAAGTCAGCCACGTCAAGAAGATGGATATAAAAAAATGGAGCATGAAATGGAAGCGCGTGGTTTGATGGGGAGATTTTCTTCTATGAAAGAAAAAAGATAA